In Pseudomonas fluorescens, one genomic interval encodes:
- a CDS encoding glutamate/aspartate ABC transporter substrate-binding protein encodes MRIVPHILGAAIAAALISTPVFAAELTGTLKKINDSGTITLAHRDSSIPFSYIADASGKPVGYSHDIQVAIVEALKKDLNKPDLQVKYNLVTSQTRIPLIQNGTADIECGSTTNNAERAQQVDFTVNIFEIGTRLLVKKDKDGNPSYKDFADLKGKNVVTTAGTTSERIIKAMNADKQMGMNIISAKDHGESFNMLESGRAVAFMMDDALLAGEEAKAKKPDDWVITGTPQSFEAYACMVRKDDPAFKKAVDDAIVGLYKSGKINEIYKKWFETAIPPKGLNLNFPMSDKVKELIANPSDKPAPDVKI; translated from the coding sequence ATGCGCATCGTTCCCCATATCCTGGGCGCAGCCATTGCGGCCGCTCTGATCAGCACGCCAGTTTTCGCCGCCGAACTCACCGGCACCCTGAAGAAAATCAACGATTCCGGCACCATCACCCTCGCTCACCGCGACAGTTCCATTCCGTTTTCCTACATCGCGGATGCTTCCGGCAAGCCAGTGGGCTACTCCCACGACATTCAAGTGGCCATCGTTGAAGCCCTGAAAAAAGACCTGAACAAGCCAGACCTGCAGGTCAAATACAACCTGGTGACCTCGCAAACCCGTATCCCGCTGATCCAGAACGGCACCGCGGATATCGAGTGCGGTTCCACCACCAACAACGCCGAACGCGCCCAGCAAGTCGACTTCACCGTCAACATCTTCGAAATCGGCACCCGCCTGCTGGTCAAGAAAGACAAGGATGGCAACCCGTCCTACAAAGACTTTGCCGACCTCAAAGGCAAAAACGTCGTAACCACCGCCGGTACCACGTCCGAGCGCATCATCAAAGCGATGAACGCCGACAAGCAGATGGGCATGAACATCATCTCCGCCAAGGACCACGGCGAATCCTTCAACATGCTGGAAAGCGGCCGCGCCGTTGCCTTCATGATGGACGACGCCCTGCTGGCCGGCGAAGAAGCCAAGGCGAAGAAGCCGGACGACTGGGTCATCACCGGTACTCCGCAATCGTTCGAAGCCTACGCGTGCATGGTTCGCAAAGACGACCCGGCCTTCAAGAAGGCTGTGGATGACGCCATCGTCGGCCTGTACAAATCCGGCAAGATCAACGAGATCTACAAGAAGTGGTTCGAAACCGCGATTCCGCCAAAGGGCCTGAACCTCAACTTCCCGATGAGCGACAAGGTCAAGGAACTGATCGCCAACCCGAGCGACAAGCCGGCGCCTGACGTAAAAATCTGA
- a CDS encoding amino acid ABC transporter ATP-binding protein, whose amino-acid sequence MISIKNINKWYGDFQVLTDCSTEVKKGEVIVVCGPSGSGKSTLIKCVNALEPFQKGDIVVDGTSIADSKTNLPKLRSRVGMVFQHFELFPHLTITENLTIAQIKVLGRSKEEATKKGLQLLERVGLSAHAHKHPGQLSGGQQQRVAIARALAMDPIVMLFDEPTSALDPEMVNEVLDVMVQLAHEGMTMMCVTHEMGFARKVADRVIFMDAGKIIEDCPKEEFFGDISARSERAQHFLEKILQH is encoded by the coding sequence ATGATCTCCATCAAGAACATCAACAAGTGGTATGGCGACTTCCAGGTGCTGACTGATTGCAGCACCGAGGTCAAAAAAGGCGAAGTGATCGTGGTCTGCGGCCCGTCGGGTTCGGGCAAGTCGACCCTGATCAAGTGCGTCAACGCGCTGGAGCCGTTCCAGAAAGGCGACATCGTCGTCGACGGCACCTCGATTGCCGACTCCAAGACCAACCTGCCGAAACTGCGCTCGCGCGTCGGTATGGTGTTCCAGCATTTCGAGCTGTTCCCGCACCTGACCATCACCGAAAACCTGACCATCGCGCAGATCAAGGTGCTGGGCCGTAGCAAGGAAGAGGCGACCAAGAAAGGTCTGCAACTGCTGGAACGCGTCGGCTTGTCGGCGCATGCGCACAAGCACCCGGGGCAACTGTCCGGCGGTCAGCAGCAGCGTGTGGCGATTGCCCGTGCACTGGCCATGGACCCGATCGTCATGCTGTTCGACGAACCGACCTCAGCGCTCGACCCGGAAATGGTCAACGAAGTGCTCGACGTGATGGTGCAACTGGCCCACGAAGGCATGACCATGATGTGCGTGACCCACGAAATGGGCTTCGCGCGCAAAGTGGCTGACCGGGTGATCTTCATGGACGCCGGCAAGATCATCGAAGACTGCCCTAAAGAGGAGTTCTTCGGCGACATCAGCGCCCGCTCCGAACGCGCGCAGCACTTCCTCGAGAAAATCCTGCAGCACTAA
- a CDS encoding sensor histidine kinase, whose amino-acid sequence MKCDPNLYRAAPPSLAVKPRLIRHLFLPPLIIILMIGLGYIGFWTSEHFGIRSLSENGQRQLELHARTVESEISKYTYLPSLLELETSVPQLLADPTPEHRQTVNAYLEGLNRRSRSRAIYVMDTTGRVMATSNWRDVDSYLGEDLSFRAYFQNAVRGEPGRFYGIGSTSGEPGYYLAHGLEEHGKIIGVAVVKVRLEALEERWQRARLEAFVSDENGIIILSSDPARRLKSVVPLSDETKEKLARSLQYYWFPLNELQPLARETLADGVEKLTFPANSELSADDDSISYLAQTRPLSDTPWNFTLLTPLQDLRREAINQGILVAVAFALVAFLLIAWNERRKVIATRLAAREALQEANNQLERRITERTGDLRASNERLKSQIRERRQAEETLRRAQDELVQAGKLAAIGQMSTSIAHELNQPLAAMRTLSGNTIRFLERGQLDVASTNLKTINDLIDRMGRITASLRSFARRGDNEGQANLGKAVDAALQLLGARVESITLQLHRQFSDVQVQIDQTRLEQILVNLIGNALDAMQTQPSPQLWLEGEEFNGKYRLRVRDNGHGVDAEARKHLFEPFFTTKPGEQGLGLGLTLSASLAAATGGHLGVEHPVSGGTTFVLSLPLVSPTPAEPI is encoded by the coding sequence ATGAAATGCGACCCCAATCTCTATCGCGCAGCGCCGCCATCACTTGCCGTGAAGCCCCGTCTGATTCGCCATCTGTTCCTGCCGCCGCTGATCATCATCCTGATGATCGGACTGGGTTACATCGGCTTCTGGACCAGTGAACATTTCGGCATCCGCAGCCTCAGCGAAAACGGCCAGCGTCAGCTCGAACTGCACGCGCGTACCGTCGAAAGCGAGATCAGCAAATACACCTACCTGCCCAGCCTGCTGGAACTGGAAACCAGTGTCCCGCAACTGCTGGCCGACCCGACTCCGGAACACCGGCAAACGGTCAATGCTTACCTTGAAGGCCTGAACCGGCGCAGCCGCAGTCGGGCCATCTACGTCATGGACACCACCGGCCGCGTAATGGCCACCAGCAACTGGCGCGACGTCGACAGTTATCTGGGGGAAGACCTGTCCTTTCGCGCCTATTTCCAGAACGCCGTGCGCGGCGAGCCCGGACGTTTCTACGGCATCGGCAGCACCAGCGGCGAGCCCGGTTACTACCTCGCCCATGGTCTGGAAGAACACGGCAAGATCATCGGCGTCGCCGTGGTCAAGGTGCGCCTCGAAGCGCTGGAAGAGCGCTGGCAACGCGCCCGCTTGGAAGCCTTCGTCAGCGACGAGAACGGCATCATCATTCTTTCCAGCGATCCGGCGCGGCGCCTGAAATCGGTGGTACCGCTGAGCGATGAAACCAAAGAGAAGCTCGCGCGCAGCCTGCAGTACTACTGGTTCCCGCTCAACGAACTGCAACCGCTGGCCCGCGAAACCCTGGCCGACGGTGTGGAGAAACTGACCTTCCCGGCCAACAGCGAACTGAGCGCCGATGACGACAGCATCAGCTATCTGGCGCAGACCCGGCCGCTGAGCGACACACCATGGAATTTCACCCTGCTCACACCGTTGCAGGACTTGCGCCGTGAAGCGATCAACCAAGGCATTCTGGTGGCCGTGGCCTTCGCCCTGGTGGCGTTCCTGCTGATCGCCTGGAACGAGCGGCGCAAGGTCATCGCCACGCGCCTCGCCGCCCGCGAAGCCTTGCAGGAAGCCAACAATCAACTGGAGCGTCGGATTACCGAACGCACCGGCGACCTGCGCGCCAGCAACGAACGGCTGAAGAGCCAGATCCGCGAACGGCGCCAGGCCGAAGAGACACTGCGTCGCGCTCAGGACGAACTGGTGCAGGCCGGCAAACTCGCGGCCATCGGCCAGATGTCGACCAGCATCGCCCACGAACTGAACCAGCCGCTGGCGGCGATGCGCACCCTGTCCGGCAACACCATTCGCTTTCTGGAACGCGGCCAGCTCGATGTCGCCAGCACCAACCTCAAGACCATCAACGACCTGATCGACCGCATGGGCCGGATTACCGCCAGCCTGCGCTCGTTCGCCCGGCGCGGCGACAACGAAGGCCAGGCCAACCTCGGCAAAGCGGTGGACGCGGCCCTGCAACTGCTCGGCGCGCGGGTCGAGAGCATAACGCTGCAACTGCATCGTCAGTTCAGCGACGTACAGGTGCAGATCGACCAGACCCGCCTCGAACAGATTCTGGTCAACCTGATCGGCAACGCCCTCGACGCCATGCAGACGCAACCTTCACCGCAGCTGTGGCTGGAAGGCGAAGAGTTCAACGGCAAATATCGCCTGCGGGTGCGCGACAACGGCCACGGGGTCGACGCCGAAGCACGCAAGCATCTGTTCGAGCCGTTCTTCACCACCAAACCCGGCGAACAGGGTCTGGGCCTCGGCCTGACCCTCTCCGCCAGCCTCGCTGCCGCCACCGGCGGACACCTGGGTGTCGAACACCCGGTCAGCGGTGGCACCACCTTCGTCCTCAGTTTACCGTTGGTAAGCCCTACTCCTGCCGAGCCAATATGA
- the glpK gene encoding glycerol kinase GlpK, whose translation MTDIQNKNYIIALDQGTTSSRAIIFDRDANVVCTAQREFAQHYPQAGWVEHDPMEIFATQSAVMVEALAQAGLHHDQVAAIGITNQRETTVVWDKTTGRPVYNAIVWQCRRSTEICQQLKRDGHEEYIRDNTGLVTDPYFSGTKLKWILDNVEGSRERARNGELLFGTVDSWLIWKFTGGKVHVTDYTNASRTMLFNIHSLEWDSKMLEILDIPREMLPEVKASSEIYGRTKSGIAIGGIAGDQQAALFGQMCVEPGQAKNTYGTGCFLLMNTGDKAVKSQHGMLTTIACGPRGEVAYALEGAVFNGGSTVQWLRDELKIVNDAHDTEYFANKVKDSNGVYLVPAFTGLGAPYWDPYARGALFGLTRGVRVDHIIRAALESIAYQTRDVLDAMQQDSGERLKALRVDGGAVANNFLMQFQADILGTQVERPQMRETTALGAAYLAGLACGFWGSLDELRGKAVIEREFEPSLEEVEKEKLYKGWKKAVSRTRDWAREDAE comes from the coding sequence ATGACCGACATTCAGAATAAGAACTACATCATTGCCCTCGATCAGGGTACGACCAGCTCCCGCGCGATCATTTTCGACCGCGATGCGAACGTGGTCTGCACCGCCCAGCGCGAATTCGCCCAGCACTACCCGCAAGCCGGTTGGGTCGAGCACGATCCAATGGAAATCTTTGCGACCCAGAGCGCGGTGATGGTTGAAGCACTGGCCCAGGCCGGCCTGCATCACGATCAGGTCGCCGCCATCGGTATCACCAACCAGCGTGAAACTACGGTGGTCTGGGACAAGACCACCGGTCGTCCGGTGTACAACGCCATCGTCTGGCAGTGCCGCCGCAGCACCGAGATCTGCCAGCAGCTCAAGCGCGATGGCCACGAAGAGTACATCCGCGACAACACCGGTCTGGTTACCGACCCGTACTTCTCCGGCACCAAGCTGAAGTGGATCCTCGACAACGTCGAAGGCAGCCGCGAGCGTGCGCGCAATGGCGAACTGCTGTTCGGCACCGTCGATAGCTGGCTGATCTGGAAATTCACCGGCGGCAAGGTACACGTCACCGACTACACCAACGCCTCGCGCACCATGCTCTTCAACATCCATTCGCTGGAGTGGGATTCGAAGATGCTGGAAATCCTCGACATCCCGCGCGAAATGCTCCCGGAAGTCAAAGCCTCTTCGGAAATCTACGGTCGCACCAAGAGCGGCATCGCCATCGGCGGTATCGCCGGTGACCAGCAAGCGGCACTGTTCGGCCAGATGTGCGTCGAGCCGGGCCAGGCGAAAAACACCTACGGCACCGGCTGCTTCCTGCTGATGAACACCGGCGACAAAGCGGTGAAATCGCAACACGGCATGCTCACCACCATCGCTTGCGGCCCGCGTGGCGAAGTGGCTTACGCCCTGGAAGGCGCGGTGTTCAACGGCGGTTCGACCGTGCAGTGGCTGCGCGATGAACTGAAGATCGTCAACGACGCTCACGACACCGAATACTTCGCCAATAAAGTGAAGGACAGCAACGGTGTGTACCTGGTACCGGCCTTCACCGGTCTGGGCGCTCCGTACTGGGACCCGTATGCCCGCGGTGCACTGTTCGGTCTGACGCGCGGCGTGCGCGTGGATCACATCATCCGCGCCGCGCTGGAATCGATCGCCTACCAGACCCGCGACGTACTCGACGCCATGCAACAGGACTCCGGCGAACGCCTCAAGGCCCTGCGCGTGGACGGCGGCGCGGTCGCGAACAACTTCCTCATGCAGTTCCAGGCCGACATCCTCGGCACCCAGGTCGAGCGTCCGCAAATGCGCGAAACCACCGCGCTGGGCGCAGCGTATCTGGCCGGTCTGGCGTGTGGTTTCTGGGGCAGCCTCGACGAACTGCGCGGCAAGGCCGTGATCGAGCGTGAGTTCGAACCGAGCCTGGAAGAAGTCGAGAAAGAAAAGCTGTACAAAGGCTGGAAAAAAGCCGTCAGCCGCACCCGTGACTGGGCGCGTGAAGACGCTGAATAA
- a CDS encoding amino acid ABC transporter permease yields MNYNWDWGVFFKSTGVGSETYLDWYIAGLGWTIAIAIVAWIIALLLGSILGVMRTVPNRLVSGIATCYVELFRNVPLLVQLFIWYFLVPDLLPQNLQDWYKQDLNPTTSAYLSVVVCLGLFTAARVCEQVRTGIQALPRGQESAARAMGFKLPQIYWNVLLPQAYRIIIPPLTSEFLNVFKNSSVASLIGLMELLAQTKQTAEFSANLFEAFTLATLIYFTLNMSLMLLMRMVEKKVAVPGLISVGGK; encoded by the coding sequence ATGAATTACAACTGGGACTGGGGCGTGTTCTTCAAGTCCACCGGCGTGGGCAGCGAGACTTATCTCGACTGGTACATCGCCGGCCTGGGCTGGACCATTGCCATCGCCATCGTGGCATGGATCATCGCCTTGCTGCTGGGCTCCATTCTGGGGGTCATGCGCACGGTGCCGAACCGCCTCGTATCGGGCATCGCGACCTGCTACGTCGAACTGTTTCGCAACGTGCCGCTGCTGGTGCAGCTGTTCATCTGGTACTTCCTGGTGCCCGATCTGCTGCCGCAAAACCTGCAGGACTGGTACAAGCAGGATCTGAACCCGACCACCTCGGCCTACCTGAGCGTGGTCGTGTGCCTGGGTCTGTTCACCGCCGCCCGGGTCTGCGAGCAAGTGCGCACCGGCATCCAGGCGTTGCCACGCGGCCAGGAATCCGCCGCCCGCGCCATGGGTTTCAAGCTGCCGCAAATCTATTGGAACGTGCTGCTGCCCCAGGCCTACCGCATCATCATTCCGCCGCTGACCTCGGAATTCCTCAACGTGTTCAAGAACTCCTCCGTGGCGTCCTTGATCGGCCTGATGGAACTGCTGGCGCAAACCAAACAGACCGCCGAGTTCTCGGCCAACCTGTTTGAAGCCTTCACCCTGGCCACGCTGATCTACTTCACCCTGAACATGAGCCTGATGTTGCTGATGCGCATGGTCGAGAAGAAAGTCGCAGTGCCCGGCCTGATCTCCGTGGGGGGTAAATAA
- the glpD gene encoding glycerol-3-phosphate dehydrogenase yields the protein MSTSTLRTPPISEIYDVAVIGGGINGVGIAADAAGRGLSVFLCEKDDLASHTSSASSKLIHGGLRYLEHYEFRLVREALAEREVLLAKAPHIVKPMRFVLPHRPHLRPAWMIRAGLFLYDNLGKREKLPGSKSLKFGADSALKSEITKGFEYSDCWVDDARLVVLNAMAAREKGAHVHTQTRCVSARRAKGLWHLNLERADGSLFSITAKALVNAAGPWVAKFIRDDLKMESPYGIRLIQGSHIIVPKLYEGDHAHILQNEDQRIVFTIPYLNHFTLIGTTDREYTGDPAKVAITDGETDYLLKVVNAHFKKQISRDDIQHSYSGVRPLCNDESDNPSAVTRDYTLALSGGGEEAPLLSVFGGKLTTYRKLAESAMAQLMPYFTQMRPSWTATATLPGGEDMTTPQALSAQIRDKFDFVPTEIARRWATTYGSRTWRMLEGVETLADMGEHMGGGLYTREVDYLCSEEWATSAHDILWRRSKLGLFTTPAEQEKLAAYLGKVEQNRKIEAA from the coding sequence ATGTCCACATCTACCTTGCGTACGCCCCCTATCTCCGAGATCTACGACGTTGCCGTAATTGGCGGCGGGATCAATGGCGTAGGGATCGCAGCGGATGCCGCCGGTCGCGGTCTCTCGGTGTTCCTTTGCGAAAAGGACGACCTGGCCAGCCACACCTCATCGGCCAGCAGCAAGCTGATCCACGGTGGCCTGCGCTACCTCGAACATTATGAATTCCGTCTGGTGCGTGAAGCGCTGGCCGAGCGCGAAGTGCTGCTGGCCAAGGCGCCGCACATCGTCAAGCCGATGCGTTTTGTGCTGCCGCACCGCCCGCACCTGCGTCCGGCGTGGATGATCCGCGCCGGCCTGTTCCTTTATGACAACCTCGGCAAGCGCGAAAAACTGCCAGGTTCGAAAAGCCTGAAGTTCGGTGCCGACAGCGCGCTGAAAAGCGAAATCACCAAGGGCTTCGAATACTCCGATTGCTGGGTCGATGACGCCCGCCTCGTCGTTCTGAACGCCATGGCCGCCCGGGAAAAAGGTGCCCACGTACACACCCAGACCCGTTGCGTCAGCGCCCGCCGCGCCAAGGGCCTGTGGCACCTGAATCTGGAACGCGCCGACGGCAGCCTGTTTTCGATCACTGCCAAAGCCTTGGTGAACGCCGCCGGCCCGTGGGTCGCCAAGTTCATTCGTGACGACCTGAAAATGGAATCGCCGTACGGCATCCGCCTGATTCAGGGCAGCCACATCATCGTGCCGAAGCTGTACGAAGGCGATCACGCGCATATCCTGCAAAACGAAGATCAGCGCATCGTCTTCACCATTCCATACCTGAACCACTTCACCCTGATCGGCACCACCGACCGTGAATACACCGGCGATCCGGCGAAAGTGGCAATCACCGACGGCGAAACCGATTACCTGCTGAAAGTGGTCAACGCGCACTTCAAGAAGCAGATCAGCCGCGACGACATCCAGCACAGCTACTCGGGCGTGCGTCCACTGTGCAACGACGAATCCGACAACCCGTCCGCCGTGACCCGCGATTACACCCTGGCATTGTCTGGCGGTGGCGAAGAAGCACCGCTGCTGTCGGTGTTCGGCGGCAAACTGACCACCTACCGCAAACTCGCCGAGTCAGCGATGGCCCAGTTGATGCCGTACTTCACCCAGATGCGCCCGAGCTGGACCGCCACCGCGACCCTGCCCGGCGGCGAAGACATGACTACGCCGCAAGCCTTGAGCGCGCAGATCCGCGACAAGTTCGATTTCGTCCCGACCGAGATCGCCCGCCGCTGGGCCACCACCTATGGCAGCCGCACCTGGCGCATGCTCGAAGGCGTGGAAACCCTCGCCGACATGGGCGAACACATGGGTGGCGGGCTCTACACTCGCGAGGTCGATTACCTGTGCAGCGAAGAATGGGCCACCAGCGCCCACGACATCCTGTGGCGCCGCAGCAAGCTGGGCCTGTTCACCACCCCGGCCGAGCAAGAGAAGCTGGCGGCCTACCTGGGCAAGGTCGAGCAGAACCGCAAGATTGAAGCGGCGTGA
- a CDS encoding GlpM family protein yields MLKAALGAAVVLILAALSKTKNYYIAGLVPLFPTFALIAHYIVGKGRSIDDLKATIVFGMWSIVPYFIYLATLYVMVDRMRLEASLAVAVVAWLIAATVLVTVWVRLHA; encoded by the coding sequence ATACTCAAAGCGGCACTCGGCGCGGCGGTGGTGCTGATCCTCGCCGCGCTGTCGAAGACCAAAAACTATTACATCGCCGGACTGGTGCCGCTGTTTCCGACCTTCGCCCTGATCGCCCACTACATCGTCGGCAAGGGCCGCTCGATCGACGATCTGAAGGCGACGATTGTGTTCGGCATGTGGTCGATCGTTCCGTACTTCATCTATCTGGCGACGCTGTACGTGATGGTCGACCGCATGCGGCTGGAGGCGTCACTCGCGGTGGCGGTTGTGGCGTGGTTGATCGCCGCGACCGTGCTGGTCACGGTGTGGGTGCGTCTGCACGCCTGA
- a CDS encoding DeoR/GlpR family transcriptional regulator, with protein sequence MNLPPRQQQILELVRERGYVSIEEMATLFVVTPQTIRRDINQLAEANLLRRYHGGAAYDSSVENTAYAMRADQMRDEKQRIGEAIAAQIPDHASLFINIGTTTESIARALLNHNHLKIITNNLHVASMLSAKDDFDVLLTGGNVRRDGGVVGQASVDFINQFKVDFALVGISGIDEDGSLLDFDYQEVRVSQAIIANARQVILAADSSKFGRNAMIRLGPISLIDCLVTDQQPVPALAQLLSQHKIRLEVV encoded by the coding sequence ATGAATCTGCCTCCCCGTCAGCAGCAAATCCTCGAGCTGGTCCGCGAACGCGGCTATGTGAGCATCGAGGAAATGGCCACGCTGTTCGTTGTTACCCCGCAAACCATCCGCCGCGATATCAATCAGCTCGCGGAAGCCAATCTGTTGCGTCGCTACCATGGCGGCGCGGCCTATGATTCCAGCGTCGAAAACACCGCCTATGCGATGCGCGCCGACCAGATGCGCGACGAAAAACAACGCATTGGCGAAGCCATCGCCGCGCAGATCCCCGATCACGCCTCGCTGTTCATCAACATCGGCACCACCACCGAATCGATTGCCCGCGCCCTGCTCAATCACAACCATCTGAAGATCATCACCAACAACCTGCACGTCGCCTCGATGCTCAGTGCCAAGGATGATTTCGATGTGCTGCTGACCGGCGGCAACGTGCGCCGTGACGGTGGCGTGGTCGGTCAGGCGAGCGTGGACTTCATCAACCAGTTCAAGGTCGATTTCGCACTGGTGGGTATCAGCGGCATCGACGAAGACGGTAGCCTGCTCGACTTCGATTATCAGGAAGTGCGCGTGTCGCAGGCGATCATCGCCAATGCGCGGCAGGTGATTCTGGCGGCGGACTCCAGCAAGTTCGGGCGTAACGCGATGATCCGCCTCGGTCCGATCAGCCTGATCGACTGCCTGGTGACCGATCAGCAGCCAGTGCCGGCACTCGCGCAACTGCTGAGCCAGCACAAGATTCGTCTGGAAGTCGTTTAA
- a CDS encoding amino acid ABC transporter permease: MDFDFSGIIPAIPGLWNGMVMTLQLMVMGVIGGIVLGTILALMRLSSSKLLSRVAGAYVNYFRSIPLLLVITWFYLAVPFVLRWITGEDTPIGAFTSCVVAFMMFEAAYFCEIVRAGVQSIPKGQMAAAQAMGMTYGQTMRLIILPQAFRKMTPLLLQQSIILFQDTSLVYTVGLVDFLNSARSSGDIIGRSNEFLIFAGVVYFIISFSASLLVKRLQKRFAV, from the coding sequence ATGGACTTCGATTTCAGCGGCATCATCCCCGCGATCCCGGGCCTGTGGAACGGCATGGTCATGACCTTGCAACTGATGGTCATGGGCGTGATCGGCGGCATCGTGCTGGGGACGATCCTCGCGCTGATGCGCCTGTCGTCGAGCAAACTGCTGTCGCGCGTTGCCGGCGCCTACGTGAACTACTTCCGCTCGATCCCGCTGCTGCTGGTGATCACCTGGTTCTACCTGGCGGTGCCGTTCGTGCTGCGCTGGATCACCGGCGAAGACACCCCGATCGGCGCGTTCACCTCCTGCGTCGTGGCTTTCATGATGTTCGAAGCCGCGTACTTCTGTGAGATCGTCCGGGCTGGCGTGCAGTCGATCCCCAAAGGCCAGATGGCCGCCGCGCAAGCGATGGGCATGACCTATGGCCAGACCATGCGGCTGATCATCCTGCCCCAGGCGTTCCGCAAGATGACCCCGTTGCTGCTGCAACAGTCGATCATCCTGTTCCAGGACACCTCGCTGGTCTACACCGTGGGCCTGGTGGACTTCCTCAACTCCGCCCGCTCCAGCGGCGACATCATCGGTCGTTCCAACGAGTTCCTGATCTTTGCCGGTGTCGTCTACTTCATCATCAGCTTTTCCGCCTCGCTGCTGGTCAAGCGTCTGCAAAAAAGGTTTGCCGTATGA
- a CDS encoding sigma-54-dependent transcriptional regulator, whose amino-acid sequence MLGCQQALTLEDIPCIGVGSAEEALERVGDNFAGIVISDIRLPGIDGLELLTRLKARDRSLPVVLITGHGDISMAVGAMQKGAYDFMEKPFSPERLVDVARRALEQRSLAREVSSLRRQLAERDSLEGRIIGRSPAMQNLRELIANVADTSANVLIEGETGTGKELVARCLHDFSRRHAKQFVALNCGGLPENLFESEIFGHEANAFTGAGKRRIGKIEHADGGTLFLDEVESMPLPMQIKLLRVLQERTLERLGSNQSVAVDCRVIAATKSDLDDASKAGEFRSDLYYRLNVVTLELPPLRERREDILQLFEHFTQQSALRFDRVLPELDNQTLSNLMSHDWPGNVRELRNVAERFALGLPAFKKSGASSGGQGLAFAEAVEAFERNLLNDALQRSGGNLTQASQELGMAKTTLFDKVKKYGLSH is encoded by the coding sequence CTGCTCGGCTGCCAGCAGGCGCTGACCCTGGAAGACATTCCCTGCATCGGCGTCGGCAGTGCCGAAGAAGCGCTGGAGCGGGTCGGCGACAACTTTGCCGGGATCGTCATCAGCGACATTCGCCTGCCCGGCATCGATGGCCTGGAACTGCTGACCCGCCTCAAGGCGCGCGACCGCAGTCTGCCGGTGGTGCTGATCACCGGTCATGGCGATATCTCCATGGCGGTCGGCGCGATGCAGAAAGGCGCCTACGATTTCATGGAGAAACCGTTCTCGCCAGAGCGTCTGGTGGATGTCGCTCGTCGCGCACTGGAGCAACGCAGCCTGGCCCGGGAAGTGTCTTCGCTACGTCGGCAACTGGCTGAACGCGATTCCCTCGAAGGCCGGATCATCGGGCGCTCGCCAGCCATGCAGAACCTGCGCGAGCTGATCGCCAACGTCGCCGACACTTCGGCCAACGTATTGATCGAAGGCGAGACCGGCACCGGCAAAGAACTGGTCGCCCGTTGCCTGCACGACTTCAGTCGTCGGCATGCCAAGCAGTTCGTCGCGCTGAACTGCGGCGGCCTGCCGGAAAACCTCTTCGAAAGCGAGATCTTCGGCCACGAGGCCAACGCCTTCACCGGCGCCGGCAAACGGCGCATCGGCAAGATCGAACACGCCGACGGCGGCACGCTGTTCCTCGATGAAGTGGAAAGCATGCCCCTGCCGATGCAGATCAAACTGCTGCGGGTGTTGCAGGAACGCACCCTCGAACGCCTCGGCTCGAACCAGAGCGTGGCGGTGGATTGCCGGGTGATTGCGGCGACCAAATCCGACCTCGACGACGCGAGCAAGGCCGGCGAGTTTCGCAGCGACTTGTACTACCGCCTCAACGTGGTGACGCTGGAACTGCCACCGCTGCGCGAACGTCGCGAAGACATTCTGCAACTGTTCGAACACTTCACCCAGCAGTCGGCGCTGCGTTTCGACCGGGTATTGCCGGAGCTGGACAACCAGACCCTGTCGAACCTGATGAGCCACGACTGGCCGGGCAACGTGCGTGAGCTGCGTAACGTCGCCGAGCGCTTTGCCCTCGGCCTGCCGGCATTCAAGAAGTCCGGCGCCAGCAGCGGCGGTCAGGGGCTAGCGTTCGCCGAAGCGGTGGAAGCCTTCGAGCGCAACCTGCTCAATGACGCCTTGCAACGCAGTGGCGGCAACCTGACCCAGGCCAGTCAAGAACTGGGCATGGCCAAGACCACGCTGTTCGACAAAGTGAAAAAGTACGGGTTGAGCCACTGA